The DNA segment TATAGTGGTAAATTTAAAAAGGATAGTTCGATGCATAAAGTATTACGTATTCACGCAGGGTTTGGGAAAGGACCGCACCCCAAGAGATGTAATGTAGACAGTCTACCTTAACGCAAACCTTAGTGGTGGTAAATttgtttcaaaaaatatttttggagttGTTAGTTAGTAAAATACTAGGTGAGACattcttgtttatttttgtaaTCCCTTTGTTTGAATTCTTGGTTGTACCACTAAGTTGGGTGATTACTCTGCCACCAAGATTTAGATAGATAGCGAAAAAATTATCTAGATCAAATTTGAACCCCCATCTGCTATATTTGTTCACTCGTTTCATTGATAGTTGGACCACACTCTTATTATTTGTGTGCTTTTCTTTCAAGAAATTAAATGATATGAAATTAGTTGGACTAGTCTTAATTATTGTTTGCTGTTTTTTCAAAATGCAGTCTGGACATATTTACTTCTATAATACAAGGACACAAAAGAGGACATCAAGAGATCCAAGACTGAGTACTACTCCCGAGCCACCAACTCCAGTGCATATGAGTTTAGACCTTGAACTCAACTTATTACCATGTGGATCACcagaaaaatctcaaaattctTATTTCATTGGTAATAACAAGAATTCCATCATTAAAAAGAAGAGTACTGAGGGTCAAGGTTTGATCACTCGTTCTCCCTCTTGGCTAACATTTGACGTGGATCAACAAGAGATGGTCACTGCTGTTTGCAAGAAATGTCATATGTTAGTAATGATGTCCACATCTTCACCAACATGTCCAAATTGCAAATTTGTCAATCCACCAGATGAAACCCCTCCTACCCTTTTCAAGAGAAGGCTAAGCTCATTTTGATTAATTGAAGAATTATCCTAGTTAAAATTCTATGGCACACTTAGAAAAGCTTATATATACTTTAAGTTATATGTATATACTTATGTTACCCTAAAAAAGCCTGATAATTAACTGTATGATTCCCAACTCTTTGGtgtcatgcatgattttgtaaaaagaAATTGGCTATTATTATATTGAAAATTTTGCAATATCCAAGGCTTTGAGTTAGTTTTGCTATGTTCGTTTTTCTTGGAATATGTGTGGACCGACACAGTCATAAGGTAGTTAATGTACTGCATATATTAGTTTCAACTTCCTCCTTTAATAGGCTATTAAAGTCTCAAGTTAATGTACCTAAAAATGGTTTCTTAAATAGTTTAACTTCTACCTACAGAAAGTTTAATAAAAAATACTCAAAAGTTATTTACAGGTAAATGTGACTTGAAAAGTTCTTTACAATGAAGAAAGGATGACTTTAACGCTTGAACTCCAAATTATAACGAATCAACAGCAATTAATATTTGCTTAGCAGCGAAATTAGAAGATAAATTATGCCAAACTTACCCAACAGCCAAAAGGCTAAAAATGGATgagtgcaaaaaaaaaaaaaaaaaaaaaaagccctcTGAAGTTGAAGTACAAGTAAAAAGTATAATAAAAACAAAACATAAGTATGTAAAATCATTTGTTTTTCAGACGAACGGAAAAAGGAATACTTTAAAAGTTTTAGTTTTCTGCCTTAGTGCCTTTAGGTCCAATAGTATATGCTAAAAAAAATGCTATATTGAAATAAGGGTGATCACTGCTTGGTTCTGTtcaattttattatattttgatCTGAATTTTCAGTTTCTTGGATAAAAAACATATTGAATGGAAATATATTCAGTTTGGttccatttttttaattttcagttcGGTTTGAGTTCAGTTTGGCAACAATTAAGCGTTCATTCGCAGCTAATTCTGTTTGATAAAACCTAGACGCCCATTGACAGGTAATATGTCAGTGTCAAATATACATTGATCAGAAGGGAAAATAAATAAGAGTAGATGATGCTGTATTAATATCTAATATGAAGATGTTGGTTGCAAAGTCAGTACGTAACTTCAAAAGGCTTAGCTTATTGCTGACGGTAGAATAAAGCAAGCTTGACGTAATATTGTACCTCCAAGAATCTGAAAGTAAGCTTGCGTGCCTCACAGTCAGGGGTGAGTTAGAGTTCTAGTTACGGGTTTGGCAGAATTCAGTAGGTTTAGCCAGTGGTGGTGCCACATTGAAGCcgttcgccgaaaaattacactatTTTACTagataaattttttattttatgtatatttatTATACGTTGACTTCCCTTGATTTTTCGATAAatctaattatttatattttgacaccCCTTAATGAAAATTCTGGATCTGCCACTGAGTTTAGCTAATACTCTGTATTTGTATTAATAAATTCGCTTCATATGCATAAATAATTTATCCAAAAACACATTAAGCTGACTTTTCTAGAATCTCAGAATTCATAAACTCAAAATTTTAGGTCCGTCTCTGCTCACCGTGACAGTCCACCAGATCTTTGCTATCTTTAATATTCTTCCCAGAAAAGATACAACAAGCTCAGTGTGATCAGAACATATGGAAATTCTCAGCTATGGAAATTGGTATTTTGAAGAGAGATTTATGTTGGTAATCTTCTGAAAATGTAATGGTAGTATGATCAGGATGATAAGTTTGTAAACTCATCAGTTTCAAATGGTTCAATCTATTTAGCACAATGTTGATCCCTCTGTCCCAAAAAGAATGATTAAAGTGGAAATACAAAGGTCAATATGCATCTAAATATTTGGTATCCACGAAAATCAATTTCTtgtaatttagctttaaattTGCTCAATTTTTAGATCTAATAAACAGAGTACGACCTCAGAATATATTATTTCGAGGTACATATGACCAAAAATAATACTAAGAAATTAGACGTTAGCAGCAATGCCTGTTGGGGGCACACGTTTCGGTTGTACCTTAATATTGAGTGAACTCGTTTGCCCAAAATTTTACAGAGGCCACTATGTAGGAAGAGGAGATTATATGGCCATCAAATTCACTTTTGGCAACAAATTAATATCCATATATCACTCGTTAGCC comes from the Nicotiana sylvestris chromosome 4, ASM39365v2, whole genome shotgun sequence genome and includes:
- the LOC104224322 gene encoding protein CURLY FLAG LEAF 1-like encodes the protein MVSFHTTQVPTQRNVFPNIEDLSKKRKWEEEEISDEKPQKAKTMTSLFGTQLHLETPLPLEWQRCLDIKSGHIYFYNTRTQKRTSRDPRLSTTPEPPTPVHMSLDLELNLLPCGSPEKSQNSYFIGNNKNSIIKKKSTEGQGLITRSPSWLTFDVDQQEMVTAVCKKCHMLVMMSTSSPTCPNCKFVNPPDETPPTLFKRRLSSF